Below is a window of Streptomyces genisteinicus DNA.
CACTCCTGCGCACCGCCCACTCCGCCAGCAGGCGGGTGATCACCATGGCCGACACCATCGACGCCAGCACACCGATGACGAGGGTCACGCCGAAGCCCTTGACCGGCCCCGTCGCGAAGACGAACAGCAGGACCGCCGCGAGCAGCGTCGTCACATTGGAGTCCGCCACCGCGCTCCACGCCTTGGCGAACCCGGTGCGCAGGGGCCCGCGCAGATCGCGTGTCCTGCCCCGGCTCCCGGCCCCGGGCCTGGTGTACTCCTCCCGGGCCCGCTCGAACACCAGCACATTGGCGTCCACGGCGATGCCGACGGCCAGCACGAACCCCGCGAGACCGGGCAGGGTCAGCGTGGCCCCGAGCCCGACCACCGCGGCGTACGAGATCAGTCCGTACAGCGCGAGCGCGACGGTCGCCAGCAGACCCAGCAGGCGGTACACCGCGATGATGAAGACACCCGTGCACACCAGGCCGATCAGGGCGGCGGCCGCGCTGGCCCGGATCGCCTCCGCGCCGAGCGTCGGCCCGACGGTGCTCTGCTCGATCGCGGTCACCGGCACGGGCAGCGCGCCGCCCTTGACCAGTGCCGCGAGATCGCGCGCCTCGTCCGCCGAGAACCCGCCGGTGATCTGCGCGGAACCGCCGGAGATCCCCGCCCCGCAGGGCACCGAGGCCTCCATCCCCGGCGCGGACAGGATCCGGTCGTCGAGCACGATGGCCACCCGGCGGCCCGGGTCCGCGGGCGGGGCGCACGCCGCCTCCCCGGTGAGCCGTGCCCAGGTGTCACCGGCCGTGCCGCGGAAGGACAGGTCGACGGTCCAGCCGCGGCCCGACTGGGTGTCCAGCACGGCCTCCGCGTCGTCCACGCCGTCGCCGGTCAGGGCGGGCGGTCCGAGCCGCAGCCCGCTTCCGGGCGCGCCGGGATCGGCCAGGACGCGCGACCCGTCCGCCGCCGGCGCCCCGGCGTCCGAGGGGTCGGCGGTCCCGGTGACGGGGTGGAAGGTCAGCTGGGCGGTGCGGCCGATGACCTCGGCCGCCTTGCGGGGGTCCTGCACCCCCGGGAGCTCGACGATGATGCGCCGCTCCCCGGAGCGGGCGAGCGACGGCTCGGCGACGCCGAGGCCGTCCACGCGCTTGCGCAGCACCTCCAGGGCGCGGTCGGTGGCCGCGGCGTCGGCGCGGACGGTGGGCGAGTCCCGGGTCTCGAGCACGATACGGGTCCCGCCGCGCAGATCGAGTCCGAGCCGGGCGGGTGTGGTCAGGGCGACGTACAGGGAGACGCCGACGACGGCGAGCGCGACGAGCGCGCGCCAGTACGTGGAACGGCGAGATGACATGGGGTTACTCCACGGGCGGTCCGCGGGAGGCGCCGTCCGCGCACCGGCGGACGCCGCACCCGGGGACGGGCGGACGCGAGGGGAAGGCGCACCCGCCGGGCGCCGGCACGGGTGGCCGGCGCGCGTGGGCCGTGGCCGCCGGTCCGCGGGCATGCCGCGGCTCCCGGCACGGCGGGCGCGTGGAACGTCAGCTGTGCCGGGTGGCGGGAGGACCCCGTGTGTGGCGCGGGTCGTACGCGTCCCCGGGCGGCGCGCGCTCCTGGCGGGGGCCGCAGGCGGCGGTGCCCCGCAGGTGCGCGGGGCGGTCCGTGCCCGAGCCGCTCGCCACGGCGGGCGGGGCGCCGGGCAGCCGCACGGTGTGCTCGGCGGCGGCGGTCTGCTGCACGGCGGTGTCGGCGGCCGAGCGGGACGGCGCGCGCACCAGGGTGCGCTGCTCGGCGCCCCGTGGGGCGGCGGTGGCCGCGGGTGACGGCGTCCCGGTCGTCGCGTGGGCGGCCGCGATGCTGTGCGGGCCGGTGGCCGCGGGGGACGGCGCGCCGGGGAGGGCGGAGAGGGAGGCGGCGGCGGGGTGTCCGGGAACGGCCGGGGAGGCCGGTGACGTACCGAGCAGGACCAGGAAGACGGCCCACACGCCGAGGAGGACGGAGGGCATGGCCGCTGCCGTCGTCTGGCGCACACGCCGCTTCACGAGCGCCCCCCGTCCGGGTCCGTCCGCGGCACACCCGCGGTCCCTCGCGCTCAGCGTAGGCGAAGCCGGCCGCCGCCCGGTCACCGCCCGTGCCGGCGGCCCCGAGGAGGCGCCGGGGTGCGCGGCACCCCGCACGCGTGCTTCCGGGCGCGCGGGCGACGGCGCCGGTGACCGAGCCGCACGCGCGGGGGCCCCGGCCGGGAGGGGGAGGCCCGGCCGGGGCTGTCCGGAGACCGGAGGGTCAGCGCGCGGGGCACTCCTTCCAGGCCAGGTGGTAGATCGTGCTGATGTCGCCGTCGGTGGAGTCCATCGTCATGTAGCTCGTGGCCGCCGGGTCCGAGGTGCCGGCGGTGACGCGGAGCTCGGTGTTGATGTTGAAGTTCCGCTGCACACCGCACGGCGCCCAGACGAGCTGGGCCCAGTCGGTGTCGTCGGTGGCCTGCCAGTTGTCCTCGTAGGGCCCGCGGAACGTGTGGGTCCGGGACGCGGTGCTGGGCGAGCCCTGGAAGTAGTAGGAGGCCTTCTCCGTGCTGCTCGCGCCCGGCCGGAGGGAGGCGTAGCCGCGGTAGTCGGCGCTGGCGACGGCGTAGGTGAAGCCCTGCGGCACGTGCACCAGCAGGTTGAGCTGGCAGTTCCTGCGAGCCGCGGTCGGCGGGGCGCCGCCGCCGGTCTGTGCGAGGTATTCGCTGTACGTCACGGTGAACGCGGTGTTGTCCTCCGACACCGCGACGGCCGCGGTACCCAGCGGGCACCCGGATCCGTTCACGGTGGCGACGTCGATGACGATCTTGTCCGGCGGCGGGTCGACGATCGACGACCCGCCCGCCTGCGCGGGCAGTGCGGAGGTGAACAGCGCGGCTGTCGCCGCGCCCACCAGGAGCGGTGCTCTCATGGTTCTCCGTCCATGGCTTCGGTGCCGGCGGCACGGCCCGCTGGGCCGGGCCTGCGGCTGGGGGGTGCGGCCGCCGCCGGGGCGGCGGCCGTCACGGACCGGCTGGGCCGGATCGCGTCGTGCTCTGCCGGGTGCTCACTCACCGGTCCCGTGGACCGGGCGGAGCGGAGGTCTGGCACGGCCGTGATGGTTGAACTATCATGCACATGTCAGATCTCTCGCCTTGTCCCGCCTCGGCCGGAGGCGGGGAGTGGTCGAATGCTAGAGAGTCCCGGTGCGGCCGGGCTGTACGTCCCCCGGCCAATGACACCCCGCCGCCGCGCCCGGAACTGGCCGGGACGGACGTTGCACACCCGGCGTTCCCCGCCCGGGGCCCGGCCGCGCGTGAGGTGAAGCCGCCCGGCCCGGCCGCCCTCCCGGCCCGGCGCTCCTCGGCGACCGCGGGCCCGATGCCCTGCTCACGCCGGGAACGCGGTCGGTTAGGCTGCCCTTGCCTGGTGGTCGAGGGCGGGCAGACCCGGATGTCCCCGCCGCAAGCGGGGACCGGGGACGGAACGGGCAGAGGCAGGACGCAGATGAGAGACGGTGACCGGCCCCGCGCACGGCGCGTGGCGCGCCCGCCGGTGACGGGGAGCGCGGGCCCCGGCGCGGCGTCCGGGAAGCGGCCCCGTGGATAAGGTCGCCGTCACCGCCGGAGCGCTCTACGTCATCGTGCTGCTCCGCGCCGGAGGGACGTTCGCCCTCGGCTGGCTCGCCGGTGCGGGCGCCCGGCGGAGCCGGTTCTCCGGACGCATCTCCTCGGCGAAGTTCCTCCGTGCCGAGCGGGCGATCCAGCGGTGGGGTGCGCCGGTCGTCGCCGTCTCCTTCCTGACCGTCGGCTTCCAGACCGCCGCCAACTTCCTGGCCGGCAGCATGCGCATGCCGCTGCCGCGCTACCTTCCCGCACTGTTCCTCGGCGGAGCGGCCTGGGCGCTGATCTACGCGACCGCCGGGCTCGGCGTGCTGGCGGTGCTCGGCCGGCTCTTCGCCGAGCGGACGGCCCTCGGGGTGTCCGCCGTGGCGGTCCTCCTCCTCGCGGTGTCCGCAGTGGTGCTGTACCGCAGACGGAGGGCGGCCGCGCCACCGCCCGGCACGGTGCCCGAGGAGGGCTGAGCCCGGCCCGCGGAGGCGGACCGGGTTGACCGGCTCACCCCGGGGCCACCGCCGTGGCCGCCGCCTCCCGGTTGCGCCGCAGGGCGTCCCGCAGCCTGGCGGCCTGGGTCACCAGGCGGGAGCGGCCGGGCCGGGCGGCCACCGCCTCCAGACCCGCGAGGGGCTCCGCGACGGCCCGGGACTGCTCGGCGCACTCGGCCGCCGTCTCCACCAGTTCGCCCGTGCCGCGCGGGTCTCCCGAGCCCGTGAGCAGGACGGGCAGGACCCCGGAGAGGACGGCCCACACCGTGGCATGGGCGCCGGTCGCCGCCGCGGTCCGCAGCGCGTCGGCGAGGCGGCCCGGCTTCACCGTCCCCATCTCCAGCAGTTCGCACAGGTCGGCGCCGAGCAGGGCCGTGTCCAGCTCCCTGCGGCCCGCGAGGGTCAGCAGGGCGTCGACCGACCGCAGCCGGTCGTCCGCGTGCCGGGCGCCGAGGCCGGTGGCGACCGCCAGGTGGAGGGCGGGGCCGGCCGGCCCCGCGGGGCCCGCGGCGGCGAGCCCGGGCAGCATGTCGGTGCCCCCGCGCTCGTCGTCGAGCGCACAGGAGGTGACGCGGGCCAGCGACCAGGCGGCCAGGGTGTCACGGTCCTCCGGCAGCATCGCGATCAGCACGTCCGGGTCGCCCGCGTCCCAGCAGCGCCCGGCCCCCTCGCGCGCCGCTGCGAGTGCGCGGAACGCCGGGGGGAACTCCGCCGCCGCGGCGGCCCGTTCACCGGTGTCCAGGAGGTGGCGGTCGAGGGTGTCCCTGCCATGGAAGCCCACCCCGCCGGCGCGGCGGGTGACGGCCGCGGGCCGGCCCGACTCGCCGAGCCAGGCGGCCAGACGCTCGCCCTCCGGCGTGCCCAGGGCGGCCGCCCCGGGCAGCGCGGACGCGTCGCGGCGGACCCGGAACAGGGCCTGCGCGAAGTCCACCGGACCGGGGCGGGTGCCCGTACGGGCGTACTCCGCCAGACGCGAGACGAGGGCGTCCGGGTCCAGGCTGCCGCTGGTCAGCGTGGGCGTGGAGAGCAGGAAGGGCAGCGAGCCGTCCACGACGCCCCGGGCCGCCTCGACCACCCGCGCGTGGCGGGCGGCCGCCGCGTCGGCGTGGTGGCAGTCGCTGCGCCAGGTGACCAGCGCCTCCGGCTTCGGCCCGGACGGACGGGCGTCCAGGACCGCGGCGGCCACGTGTTCCAGGCCGGGCAGGTCGTCGGTGTAGTAGTGGCGGCGCGCCGGGTCGAGCCAGTAGCGGTCCGCCAGGGCCGGCCGCAGTGCCGCGGCCAGGGCCGCGCGGTCCCGGTGGGCGTGCCGGACCAGTCCGTCCAGTGCCCGCTCGAACTCCTCGACCGGCGCGACACGGGCGTTGACGACCGCCGCGACGAGCTCCACGGTCTCCTCGACCGACGCCGGGGACGGGCCGAGCGGCGCGGGCGGCAGGAGCGGCGGCAGGATCTCCTCGTACGGACCCGGTTCCTCCGCGGGGGCGGCGTCCGCACCGAGCAGGGCCACCGCCCGCGCCCGGTGCACGGGGCTGAGGAGGTGGGCCAGGCCGGCGAGCCGGGCACGCAGGTCCCCGTCGTCGCCGAGGTGCGCGGCGGCCAGCTTCAGGGCCCGCTCCTGGACGTCGGTGTCCGGGTGGCCGAAGGCTTCGCCGAGCACCGGCAGCAGCACGGACGCGGTCCCCGGGTCGCGGGCGAGCGCTCTGCCGAGCAGCGTCAGCTGCGCACGGACGAGCTTCTTCTCGGGGCGGAAGAAGACGCCGGCGGACATCTCCGCCAGCCGTGCGGGAGCCAGCTGCCCGGCGGCGGCCAGGCGGGCCAGCACCTCCTGCGCCTGCCCGGCCACGGGCGACGGGGCGTCGGCGGTGAGCGCGATCCAGTCGGCCGTCCGCTCCCGCTCCTCCTCCGGAGTCGGGCGGAGGGATTCCAGGACGGCGCGGTACGGCTTCAGCTGGAGGACCGGACCGCCGCGCAGCAGCCGGGCGGTGCAGGCGTCGAGCAGCACGGCGCGGTCGAGCCGGCCCTCGGCGGCGAGGGCCGCCAGCGCCCCGGGCCACTGCTCGGGGGCACCCGGTTCGTGATGGGCGGCGAGGGAGGCAACCGGTTCGGGCGTCTCGAACAGGCGGGGGGCGAACGCCGTGAGGTGGGGGTCGCGGCGCAGGACGTCGGTGAGCCTGCCCCGTTCGGTCCACGCCTCCGTCGCCCAGCCGTCGACGCAGCCGTCGGCGGTGGGCATCGGGCAGCCGGCCCGCCGCACCAGTTCGCGGACGAGCGGATAGTCGTCCCGGGCGGTGGAGGCGCGGGCCGCGAGCCGGTGGGCGAGGTCGCCCAGCCACCGGGGCGTGCGGTCCTCCAGCACCTCGACCAGCTCCCGTACGGGGACGCGCCCCCTCAGCCGCATGTCGCGGCCGCCTATCCACGAGGCGGCGGCGGCCGCGCCGGTCTGGCAGGCGGCGCCGGCGACGAGGAGCGCGGGGCTCACCCGGACACGCTCGTCCCAGCGGTCCCAGCCGGAGGCGCGCAGGTCGCCGCGCAGCTCCTTCAGCGCGGCCAGCAGGTCACGCCGCCGGGCGCGGTCCAGCGGTGCCACGAGGGCGGGCAGCCGGAGGGTGTGCCCGGCGCGGACGGCGGCGAGGACGTCGGGCGTGCCGGCCGGGGTGACCGGTGTCGTCGTGGCGGTCGTGGCGGTCGTGGCGGTCGTGGCGGTGGGTGTGGTCGGCGTGGTCGGGGTGGTCATCGTGCGTCTCCGAGAGGGGCGTTGGTGCCGGACGGGATCGCGGCGGAGCCGGCGGCCGGGGCGGCGCCCGGGGTACGGGTGCCGGCGGCGGCCGGGGCGGTCCGGCGGGCGATGCGGGTGGCGAGGGCGTGCTTGCAGGGTCCGCGGCGGCCGCGGTAGTCGGCCCACCACTGGCAGGTGCAGCTCAGCGCACCCCCGGACTCCCGCACCCGGTAGCGGCGTTCGCCCGACGCCACCTGCGCGGTGGCCGGACCGTCGAAGGCGACGGCGCCCTGCGCCACCAGCGCGCGGGCGGCCACCAGCCGAGGGTTGTGGCGCTCGGCGCGACGTGCGTCGTACGGCAGTTCGCGGTGGAACCAGGCGGCTTCCGCGAGGTCGTAGCCGACCCTGCCCGCCGTGCCCAGGAGGGTGAGGGCGGCCCGGACCCGCTCGGCGGGCAGGCCCGACTGCTCGGCCAGGTCGGCGGGGTCGATGCGGGGCTCCCACGCCAGCAGCACGGACACCAGGTCGGCGTCGCCGGCCGCCGTGTCGCCGGCGAGGGCCTCCAGCACGCTGCCCTCGCCGGAGAACCCGCGGTCGGCCTCCGGGGACAGGGTGAGCGTGAGCCGCATCCCGGGCAGGGCGACCTCCCAGGCGGAGGCGGTGGGCGCCGTGCCGTCGGGGACGGGCCCGTAGACGCGCAGCCCGGTGGCATGGCGCAGCACGCGCTGGAAGGCGCCGAGGCGTTCGGGGCCGGGCAGACAGACCGCGCCGGGAGCCGGGCGGGTGGTGGGGCGCAGGGTGCGGCCCGCGGGGACCACCCACAGCGGACCGCCGGCCCGGCCGCCGGAACCGCGGGGGAGTGAACGCAGGAAGCGCACGGCCTCGGCGGCGGTGAGCTCCGCGCGGAGGTCGAAGCCGGTGGTGATGGCCTGGGACTCCGCGAAGCCGCGCAGCCAGCGGTCGGGCAGCGGCACCTTCTTCTCCACGACCGGCCCGTCGAGCGTGGTCACCGCGAGCTCGTCCGGGCCGACCCGCAGATGCAGAGGATCGGTGTCGGTGAGCCGTGACAGCGCCTCGCGCAGCGGGTTGTTGACGTCGACGTTGGTGGTGCCGTGACCGGTG
It encodes the following:
- the secD gene encoding protein translocase subunit SecD, which encodes MSSRRSTYWRALVALAVVGVSLYVALTTPARLGLDLRGGTRIVLETRDSPTVRADAAATDRALEVLRKRVDGLGVAEPSLARSGERRIIVELPGVQDPRKAAEVIGRTAQLTFHPVTGTADPSDAGAPAADGSRVLADPGAPGSGLRLGPPALTGDGVDDAEAVLDTQSGRGWTVDLSFRGTAGDTWARLTGEAACAPPADPGRRVAIVLDDRILSAPGMEASVPCGAGISGGSAQITGGFSADEARDLAALVKGGALPVPVTAIEQSTVGPTLGAEAIRASAAAALIGLVCTGVFIIAVYRLLGLLATVALALYGLISYAAVVGLGATLTLPGLAGFVLAVGIAVDANVLVFERAREEYTRPGAGSRGRTRDLRGPLRTGFAKAWSAVADSNVTTLLAAVLLFVFATGPVKGFGVTLVIGVLASMVSAMVITRLLAEWAVRRSAVVRRPAVTGMATVGRLRARLTRRPPRLMRHRRRWLGACAALLMLALGGVGARGLDFGVEFTGGRVVQYAAERQVDADAAREAVVGAGFPQAVVQTTGDEGVSVRTKETGDDEQDRIREALTGAVGEVSVERDDLVGPSLGDELRTYALIALALAVAAQLLYLSLRFRWTFAAAAVVAMVQDVLLVVGLFAWLGKPVDSVFLAALLTVIGYSVNDTVVVLDRLRELRRTGTSASWAELADRAVAQTLPRTVNTGMGALFVLVALAFLGGDSLTDFSVALLAGVVVGMASTVFTAMPVAVLLQNRFPDGRRPAAASRSGNGAGRGGRSRAGDRSGAVV
- a CDS encoding DUF4360 domain-containing protein, whose product is MRAPLLVGAATAALFTSALPAQAGGSSIVDPPPDKIVIDVATVNGSGCPLGTAAVAVSEDNTAFTVTYSEYLAQTGGGAPPTAARRNCQLNLLVHVPQGFTYAVASADYRGYASLRPGASSTEKASYYFQGSPSTASRTHTFRGPYEDNWQATDDTDWAQLVWAPCGVQRNFNINTELRVTAGTSDPAATSYMTMDSTDGDISTIYHLAWKECPAR
- a CDS encoding DedA family protein, which produces MDKVAVTAGALYVIVLLRAGGTFALGWLAGAGARRSRFSGRISSAKFLRAERAIQRWGAPVVAVSFLTVGFQTAANFLAGSMRMPLPRYLPALFLGGAAWALIYATAGLGVLAVLGRLFAERTALGVSAVAVLLLAVSAVVLYRRRRAAAPPPGTVPEEG
- a CDS encoding SWIM zinc finger family protein, with the translated sequence MTRTAHTFAYAGSSTLTGSGAGRSLGLETAGGTTPAGAEAHPRFFAGFLGEPQAAARGLLAVADVAAARYFRRTLRASLDPVVTAGGDRLRFESFSGCCGVYARLDILPEGLRGADTGHGTTNVDVNNPLREALSRLTDTDPLHLRVGPDELAVTTLDGPVVEKKVPLPDRWLRGFAESQAITTGFDLRAELTAAEAVRFLRSLPRGSGGRAGGPLWVVPAGRTLRPTTRPAPGAVCLPGPERLGAFQRVLRHATGLRVYGPVPDGTAPTASAWEVALPGMRLTLTLSPEADRGFSGEGSVLEALAGDTAAGDADLVSVLLAWEPRIDPADLAEQSGLPAERVRAALTLLGTAGRVGYDLAEAAWFHRELPYDARRAERHNPRLVAARALVAQGAVAFDGPATAQVASGERRYRVRESGGALSCTCQWWADYRGRRGPCKHALATRIARRTAPAAAGTRTPGAAPAAGSAAIPSGTNAPLGDAR
- a CDS encoding DUF6493 family protein, yielding MTTPTTPTTPTATTATTATTATTTPVTPAGTPDVLAAVRAGHTLRLPALVAPLDRARRRDLLAALKELRGDLRASGWDRWDERVRVSPALLVAGAACQTGAAAAASWIGGRDMRLRGRVPVRELVEVLEDRTPRWLGDLAHRLAARASTARDDYPLVRELVRRAGCPMPTADGCVDGWATEAWTERGRLTDVLRRDPHLTAFAPRLFETPEPVASLAAHHEPGAPEQWPGALAALAAEGRLDRAVLLDACTARLLRGGPVLQLKPYRAVLESLRPTPEEERERTADWIALTADAPSPVAGQAQEVLARLAAAGQLAPARLAEMSAGVFFRPEKKLVRAQLTLLGRALARDPGTASVLLPVLGEAFGHPDTDVQERALKLAAAHLGDDGDLRARLAGLAHLLSPVHRARAVALLGADAAPAEEPGPYEEILPPLLPPAPLGPSPASVEETVELVAAVVNARVAPVEEFERALDGLVRHAHRDRAALAAALRPALADRYWLDPARRHYYTDDLPGLEHVAAAVLDARPSGPKPEALVTWRSDCHHADAAAARHARVVEAARGVVDGSLPFLLSTPTLTSGSLDPDALVSRLAEYARTGTRPGPVDFAQALFRVRRDASALPGAAALGTPEGERLAAWLGESGRPAAVTRRAGGVGFHGRDTLDRHLLDTGERAAAAAEFPPAFRALAAAREGAGRCWDAGDPDVLIAMLPEDRDTLAAWSLARVTSCALDDERGGTDMLPGLAAAGPAGPAGPALHLAVATGLGARHADDRLRSVDALLTLAGRRELDTALLGADLCELLEMGTVKPGRLADALRTAAATGAHATVWAVLSGVLPVLLTGSGDPRGTGELVETAAECAEQSRAVAEPLAGLEAVAARPGRSRLVTQAARLRDALRRNREAAATAVAPG